From the Manihot esculenta cultivar AM560-2 chromosome 3, M.esculenta_v8, whole genome shotgun sequence genome, one window contains:
- the LOC110612132 gene encoding receptor-like serine/threonine-protein kinase SD1-8 → MQTSNNRRQWILLIGYAWRLWKEGSPLELAAPIILDSCPVSEVIRCIHISLLCVQQHAEDRPRMASVVLMLGSETALLPQPKEPGFLKEESSSSNHVSWSTNEISVSVLEAR, encoded by the exons ATGCAGACTTCTAACAATAGACGACAATGGATATTGCTTATTGGATAT GCATGGAGATTGTGGAAAGAAGGAAGTCCCTTGGAGTTGGCTGCTCCAATTATCTTGGACTCGTGCCCTGTATCAGAAGTGATTCGTTGCATACATATAAGCCTCTTATGCGTGCAACAGCATGCTGAGGACAGGCCACGTATGGCATCTGTGGTTTTAATGCTAGGCAGTGAAACTGCACTACTGCCTCAGCCTAAAGAACCTGGTTTTCTCAAGGAAGAATCTTCATCAAGCAATCACGTTTCTTGGTCAACAAATGAAATTAGTGTCTCAGTGTTGGAGGCTCGTTAG
- the LOC122721187 gene encoding G-type lectin S-receptor-like serine/threonine-protein kinase At4g27290 isoform X1, translating into MDSLSFMFIVVNSLLFTSRFSSATDTLTSTQSLADGGTLISKHGSFELGFFSPGSSRNRYLGIWYKNIPVRTVVWVANRRAPTKNSTALLMIDIKGNLVLKDGGSLVWSTNSKREVQTPLLQLLDSGNLVLTDASDGHSGIYLWQSFDYPTDTLLPGMKLGVNLKTGFDRRLTSWKNWDDPSPGDFVWKILVHNNPEPTMWKGSKLYFRSGPWNGITYSGTPQLKPNQVFSFNFVHSDDEVYYTYYPKNKSVISRFVMNQTNYLRELYIWDEASQSWSLFLYLPTDYCDRYGLCGAYGNCIITDSPVCQCLKGFNPKSPDQWNSGDWSQGCVRNKSLNCQDGDGFIKFTELKLPDTKYSWVNKSMSLEECRGKCLNNCNCTAYSVFDIRNGGSGCALWFNDLIDIRQIPSSGQDLYIRMSASELARLETEKDEPDEKIVAIVIPAIVLVFAFFVVCYYFCQRRLIKLKDENEIDGSDQSSEEDLDLPLFDLVTISHATNKFSLSNRLGRGGFGPVYKGILADGHEIAVKRLSSNSGQGLKEFKNEVKLIARLQHRNLVKLLGSCIQGNERMLIYEYMPNKSLDFFIFDRTGGKLLDWSNRFNIVCGIARGLLYLHQDSRLRIIHRDLKASNVLLDADMNPKISDFGMAKTFREDQTEGNTKRVAGTYGYMAPEYATDGLFSVKSDVFSFGILILEIISGQKSRGFYHPNHSLNLIGYAWRLWKEGSPLELAALIILDSCHVSEVIRCIHISLLCVQQHAEDRPSMASVVLMLGSETALLPQPKEPGFFKDKGPTEAESSSSNHVSWSTNEISVSVLEAR; encoded by the exons atggattctctttcttttatgtttatagttgtTAATTCACTTCTCTTTACCTCTCGATTCTCAAGTGCAACTGATACTCTTACTTCAACCCAATCTCTTGCTGATGGCGGCACCTTGATTTCCAAACACGGAAGTTTTGAACTTGGTTTCTTTAGTCCTGGTAGTTCCAGGAATCGTTACTTAGGAATTTGGTACAAAAATATCCCAGTTAGAACCGTTGTTTGGGTTGCAAATCGTCGCGCTCCAACAAAAAATTCCACTGCTCTGCTGATGATAGACATCAAAGGAAATCTTGTACTAAAGGATGGGGGCAGCCTTGTTTGGTCAACAAACTCAAAAAGAGAAGTTCAAACTCCACTTTTACAGCTCCTGGATTCTGGGAATCTTGTTTTAACTGATGCAAGTGATGGCCATTCTGGAATCTACTTGTGGCAGAGTTTTGATTATCCAACTGATACGTTGCTACCAGGGATGAAGCTCGGAGTGAACTTGAAGACAGGATTTGATCGGCGTCTCACATCATGGAAAAACTGGGATGATCCATCACCAGGGGACTTTGTTTGGAAGATCCTCGTACATAATAATCCTGAGCCTACCATGTGGAAAGGCTCGAAGCTCTACTTTCGTTCAGGCCCATGGAACGGCATTACATACAGCGGTACACCGCAATTAAAGCCTAACCAGGTTTTTAGTTTCAACTTTGTTCATAGTGATGACGAGGTTTATTATACATACTACCCCAAGAATAAATCTGTAATTTCAAGGTTTGTAATGAACCAAACCAACTACTTGCGTGAGCTCTACATATGGGACGAAGCATCACAGTCCTGGAGCCTGTTTTTGTATCTGCCAACAGATTACTGCGACAGGTATGGCCTTTGTGGTGCTTATGGAAATTGCATCATTACTGACTCGCCAGTTTGCCAGTGTCTGAAAGGATTCAATCCTAAATCGCCTGACCAGTGGAATTCTGGGGATTGGTCTCAAGGCTGTGTCCGCAATAAGTCGTTAAATTGCCAGGATGGTGATGGATTTATCAAATTCACAGAATTAAAATTGCCTGATACTAAATATTCTTGGGTAAATAAGAGTATGAGCCTGGAGGAATGTAGGGGAAAATGTTTAAACAACTGTAACTGCACTGCTTACTCAGTCTTTGATATTAGAAATGGAGGCAGTGGCTGTGCTCTTTGGTTTAACGATTTGATCGACATCAGACAAATTCCCTCTAGTGGACAGGATCTCTATATTCGGATGTCTGCTTCTGAATTAG CTCGCCTTGAGACTGAGAAAGATGAACCTGACGAGAAGATAGTGGCGATTGTCATCCCTGCCATTGTTTTAGTTTTTGCATTTTTTGTAGTCTGCTATTACTTTTGCCAGAGAAGATTAATAAAGCTGAAAG ATGAAAATGAAATTGATGGAAGCGATCAGAGCTCAGAGGAAGATTTGGACCTCCCATTGTTTGACCTTGTCACAATATCACATGCAACCAACAAATTTTCACTCAGCAATAGGCTAGGACGAGGTGGTTTTGGACCTGTGTACAAG GGAATACTAGCAGATGGACATGAGATTGCTGTTAAGAGGCTATCAAGTAATTCAGGACAAGGATTAAAAGAGTTCAAAAATGAAGTCAAATTAATTGCAAGACTTCAGCACCGAAATCTAGTAAAACTTCTCGGTAGCTGCATCCAAGGAAATGAGAGAATGTTAATTTATGAATACATGCCCAATAAAAGCCTGGACTTCTTCATTTTTG ATCGAACTGGAGGAAAACTATTAGACTGGTCAAATCGTTTCAACATTGTGTGTGGAATAGCAAGAGGACTCCTTTACCTTCATCAAGATTCAAGACTAAGGATCATACATAGAGATCTCAAAGCAAGTAATGTATTGCTTGATGCTGATATGAACccaaaaatttcagattttggcATGGCTAAAACTTTCAGGGAAGACCAGACTGAAGGAAACACAAAAAGGGTGGCAGGAACATA TGGTTATATGGCACCAGAGTATGCGACTGACGGGCTATTCTCAGTGAAATCAGATGTATTTAGCTTTGGAATTCTAATTCTAGAGATAATAAGTGGGCAAAAAAGTCGCGGATTTTATCATCCAAACCATAGTCTTAACCTTATTGGATAT GCATGGAGATTGTGGAAAGAAGGAAGTCCCTTGGAGTTGGCTGCTCTAATTATCTTGGACTCGTGCCATGTATCAGAAGTGATTCGTTGCATACATATAAGCCTCTTATGCGTGCAACAGCATGCTGAGGACAGGCCAAGTATGGCATCTGTGGTTTTAATGCTAGGCAGTGAAACTGCACTACTGCCTCAGCCTAAAGAACCTGGTTTTTTCAAGGACAAAGGTCCAACTGAAGCAGAATCTTCATCAAGCAATCACGTTTCTTGGTCAACAAATGAAATTAGTGTCTCAGTGTTGGAGGCTCGTTAG
- the LOC122721187 gene encoding receptor-like serine/threonine-protein kinase SD1-8 isoform X3, giving the protein MDSLSFMFIVVNSLLFTSRFSSATDTLTSTQSLADGGTLISKHGSFELGFFSPGSSRNRYLGIWYKNIPVRTVVWVANRRAPTKNSTALLMIDIKGNLVLKDGGSLVWSTNSKREVQTPLLQLLDSGNLVLTDASDGHSGIYLWQSFDYPTDTLLPGMKLGVNLKTGFDRRLTSWKNWDDPSPGDFVWKILVHNNPEPTMWKGSKLYFRSGPWNGITYSGTPQLKPNQVFSFNFVHSDDEVYYTYYPKNKSVISRFVMNQTNYLRELYIWDEASQSWSLFLYLPTDYCDRYGLCGAYGNCIITDSPVCQCLKGFNPKSPDQWNSGDWSQGCVRNKSLNCQDGDGFIKFTELKLPDTKYSWVNKSMSLEECRGKCLNNCNCTAYSVFDIRNGGSGCALWFNDLIDIRQIPSSGQDLYIRMSASELARLETEKDEPDEKIVAIVIPAIVLVFAFFVVCYYFCQRRLIKLKDENEIDGSDQSSEEDLDLPLFDLVTISHATNKFSLSNRLGRGGFGPVYKGILADGHEIAVKRLSSNSGQGLKEFKNEVKLIARLQHRNLVKLLGSCIQGNERMLIYEYMPNKSLDFFIFDFGMAKTFREDQTEGNTKRVAGTYGYMAPEYATDGLFSVKSDVFSFGILILEIISGQKSRGFYHPNHSLNLIGYAWRLWKEGSPLELAALIILDSCHVSEVIRCIHISLLCVQQHAEDRPSMASVVLMLGSETALLPQPKEPGFFKDKGPTEAESSSSNHVSWSTNEISVSVLEAR; this is encoded by the exons atggattctctttcttttatgtttatagttgtTAATTCACTTCTCTTTACCTCTCGATTCTCAAGTGCAACTGATACTCTTACTTCAACCCAATCTCTTGCTGATGGCGGCACCTTGATTTCCAAACACGGAAGTTTTGAACTTGGTTTCTTTAGTCCTGGTAGTTCCAGGAATCGTTACTTAGGAATTTGGTACAAAAATATCCCAGTTAGAACCGTTGTTTGGGTTGCAAATCGTCGCGCTCCAACAAAAAATTCCACTGCTCTGCTGATGATAGACATCAAAGGAAATCTTGTACTAAAGGATGGGGGCAGCCTTGTTTGGTCAACAAACTCAAAAAGAGAAGTTCAAACTCCACTTTTACAGCTCCTGGATTCTGGGAATCTTGTTTTAACTGATGCAAGTGATGGCCATTCTGGAATCTACTTGTGGCAGAGTTTTGATTATCCAACTGATACGTTGCTACCAGGGATGAAGCTCGGAGTGAACTTGAAGACAGGATTTGATCGGCGTCTCACATCATGGAAAAACTGGGATGATCCATCACCAGGGGACTTTGTTTGGAAGATCCTCGTACATAATAATCCTGAGCCTACCATGTGGAAAGGCTCGAAGCTCTACTTTCGTTCAGGCCCATGGAACGGCATTACATACAGCGGTACACCGCAATTAAAGCCTAACCAGGTTTTTAGTTTCAACTTTGTTCATAGTGATGACGAGGTTTATTATACATACTACCCCAAGAATAAATCTGTAATTTCAAGGTTTGTAATGAACCAAACCAACTACTTGCGTGAGCTCTACATATGGGACGAAGCATCACAGTCCTGGAGCCTGTTTTTGTATCTGCCAACAGATTACTGCGACAGGTATGGCCTTTGTGGTGCTTATGGAAATTGCATCATTACTGACTCGCCAGTTTGCCAGTGTCTGAAAGGATTCAATCCTAAATCGCCTGACCAGTGGAATTCTGGGGATTGGTCTCAAGGCTGTGTCCGCAATAAGTCGTTAAATTGCCAGGATGGTGATGGATTTATCAAATTCACAGAATTAAAATTGCCTGATACTAAATATTCTTGGGTAAATAAGAGTATGAGCCTGGAGGAATGTAGGGGAAAATGTTTAAACAACTGTAACTGCACTGCTTACTCAGTCTTTGATATTAGAAATGGAGGCAGTGGCTGTGCTCTTTGGTTTAACGATTTGATCGACATCAGACAAATTCCCTCTAGTGGACAGGATCTCTATATTCGGATGTCTGCTTCTGAATTAG CTCGCCTTGAGACTGAGAAAGATGAACCTGACGAGAAGATAGTGGCGATTGTCATCCCTGCCATTGTTTTAGTTTTTGCATTTTTTGTAGTCTGCTATTACTTTTGCCAGAGAAGATTAATAAAGCTGAAAG ATGAAAATGAAATTGATGGAAGCGATCAGAGCTCAGAGGAAGATTTGGACCTCCCATTGTTTGACCTTGTCACAATATCACATGCAACCAACAAATTTTCACTCAGCAATAGGCTAGGACGAGGTGGTTTTGGACCTGTGTACAAG GGAATACTAGCAGATGGACATGAGATTGCTGTTAAGAGGCTATCAAGTAATTCAGGACAAGGATTAAAAGAGTTCAAAAATGAAGTCAAATTAATTGCAAGACTTCAGCACCGAAATCTAGTAAAACTTCTCGGTAGCTGCATCCAAGGAAATGAGAGAATGTTAATTTATGAATACATGCCCAATAAAAGCCTGGACTTCTTCATTTTTG attttggcATGGCTAAAACTTTCAGGGAAGACCAGACTGAAGGAAACACAAAAAGGGTGGCAGGAACATA TGGTTATATGGCACCAGAGTATGCGACTGACGGGCTATTCTCAGTGAAATCAGATGTATTTAGCTTTGGAATTCTAATTCTAGAGATAATAAGTGGGCAAAAAAGTCGCGGATTTTATCATCCAAACCATAGTCTTAACCTTATTGGATAT GCATGGAGATTGTGGAAAGAAGGAAGTCCCTTGGAGTTGGCTGCTCTAATTATCTTGGACTCGTGCCATGTATCAGAAGTGATTCGTTGCATACATATAAGCCTCTTATGCGTGCAACAGCATGCTGAGGACAGGCCAAGTATGGCATCTGTGGTTTTAATGCTAGGCAGTGAAACTGCACTACTGCCTCAGCCTAAAGAACCTGGTTTTTTCAAGGACAAAGGTCCAACTGAAGCAGAATCTTCATCAAGCAATCACGTTTCTTGGTCAACAAATGAAATTAGTGTCTCAGTGTTGGAGGCTCGTTAG
- the LOC122721187 gene encoding G-type lectin S-receptor-like serine/threonine-protein kinase At4g27290 isoform X2, with protein sequence MDSLSFMFIVVNSLLFTSRFSSATDTLTSTQSLADGGTLISKHGSFELGFFSPGSSRNRYLGIWYKNIPVRTVVWVANRRAPTKNSTALLMIDIKGNLVLKDGGSLVWSTNSKREVQTPLLQLLDSGNLVLTDASDGHSGIYLWQSFDYPTDTLLPGMKLGVNLKTGFDRRLTSWKNWDDPSPGDFVWKILVHNNPEPTMWKGSKLYFRSGPWNGITYSGTPQLKPNQVFSFNFVHSDDEVYYTYYPKNKSVISRFVMNQTNYLRELYIWDEASQSWSLFLYLPTDYCDRYGLCGAYGNCIITDSPVCQCLKGFNPKSPDQWNSGDWSQGCVRNKSLNCQDGDGFIKFTELKLPDTKYSWVNKSMSLEECRGKCLNNCNCTAYSVFDIRNGGSGCALWFNDLIDIRQIPSSGQDLYIRMSASELDENEIDGSDQSSEEDLDLPLFDLVTISHATNKFSLSNRLGRGGFGPVYKGILADGHEIAVKRLSSNSGQGLKEFKNEVKLIARLQHRNLVKLLGSCIQGNERMLIYEYMPNKSLDFFIFDRTGGKLLDWSNRFNIVCGIARGLLYLHQDSRLRIIHRDLKASNVLLDADMNPKISDFGMAKTFREDQTEGNTKRVAGTYGYMAPEYATDGLFSVKSDVFSFGILILEIISGQKSRGFYHPNHSLNLIGYAWRLWKEGSPLELAALIILDSCHVSEVIRCIHISLLCVQQHAEDRPSMASVVLMLGSETALLPQPKEPGFFKDKGPTEAESSSSNHVSWSTNEISVSVLEAR encoded by the exons atggattctctttcttttatgtttatagttgtTAATTCACTTCTCTTTACCTCTCGATTCTCAAGTGCAACTGATACTCTTACTTCAACCCAATCTCTTGCTGATGGCGGCACCTTGATTTCCAAACACGGAAGTTTTGAACTTGGTTTCTTTAGTCCTGGTAGTTCCAGGAATCGTTACTTAGGAATTTGGTACAAAAATATCCCAGTTAGAACCGTTGTTTGGGTTGCAAATCGTCGCGCTCCAACAAAAAATTCCACTGCTCTGCTGATGATAGACATCAAAGGAAATCTTGTACTAAAGGATGGGGGCAGCCTTGTTTGGTCAACAAACTCAAAAAGAGAAGTTCAAACTCCACTTTTACAGCTCCTGGATTCTGGGAATCTTGTTTTAACTGATGCAAGTGATGGCCATTCTGGAATCTACTTGTGGCAGAGTTTTGATTATCCAACTGATACGTTGCTACCAGGGATGAAGCTCGGAGTGAACTTGAAGACAGGATTTGATCGGCGTCTCACATCATGGAAAAACTGGGATGATCCATCACCAGGGGACTTTGTTTGGAAGATCCTCGTACATAATAATCCTGAGCCTACCATGTGGAAAGGCTCGAAGCTCTACTTTCGTTCAGGCCCATGGAACGGCATTACATACAGCGGTACACCGCAATTAAAGCCTAACCAGGTTTTTAGTTTCAACTTTGTTCATAGTGATGACGAGGTTTATTATACATACTACCCCAAGAATAAATCTGTAATTTCAAGGTTTGTAATGAACCAAACCAACTACTTGCGTGAGCTCTACATATGGGACGAAGCATCACAGTCCTGGAGCCTGTTTTTGTATCTGCCAACAGATTACTGCGACAGGTATGGCCTTTGTGGTGCTTATGGAAATTGCATCATTACTGACTCGCCAGTTTGCCAGTGTCTGAAAGGATTCAATCCTAAATCGCCTGACCAGTGGAATTCTGGGGATTGGTCTCAAGGCTGTGTCCGCAATAAGTCGTTAAATTGCCAGGATGGTGATGGATTTATCAAATTCACAGAATTAAAATTGCCTGATACTAAATATTCTTGGGTAAATAAGAGTATGAGCCTGGAGGAATGTAGGGGAAAATGTTTAAACAACTGTAACTGCACTGCTTACTCAGTCTTTGATATTAGAAATGGAGGCAGTGGCTGTGCTCTTTGGTTTAACGATTTGATCGACATCAGACAAATTCCCTCTAGTGGACAGGATCTCTATATTCGGATGTCTGCTTCTGAATTAG ATGAAAATGAAATTGATGGAAGCGATCAGAGCTCAGAGGAAGATTTGGACCTCCCATTGTTTGACCTTGTCACAATATCACATGCAACCAACAAATTTTCACTCAGCAATAGGCTAGGACGAGGTGGTTTTGGACCTGTGTACAAG GGAATACTAGCAGATGGACATGAGATTGCTGTTAAGAGGCTATCAAGTAATTCAGGACAAGGATTAAAAGAGTTCAAAAATGAAGTCAAATTAATTGCAAGACTTCAGCACCGAAATCTAGTAAAACTTCTCGGTAGCTGCATCCAAGGAAATGAGAGAATGTTAATTTATGAATACATGCCCAATAAAAGCCTGGACTTCTTCATTTTTG ATCGAACTGGAGGAAAACTATTAGACTGGTCAAATCGTTTCAACATTGTGTGTGGAATAGCAAGAGGACTCCTTTACCTTCATCAAGATTCAAGACTAAGGATCATACATAGAGATCTCAAAGCAAGTAATGTATTGCTTGATGCTGATATGAACccaaaaatttcagattttggcATGGCTAAAACTTTCAGGGAAGACCAGACTGAAGGAAACACAAAAAGGGTGGCAGGAACATA TGGTTATATGGCACCAGAGTATGCGACTGACGGGCTATTCTCAGTGAAATCAGATGTATTTAGCTTTGGAATTCTAATTCTAGAGATAATAAGTGGGCAAAAAAGTCGCGGATTTTATCATCCAAACCATAGTCTTAACCTTATTGGATAT GCATGGAGATTGTGGAAAGAAGGAAGTCCCTTGGAGTTGGCTGCTCTAATTATCTTGGACTCGTGCCATGTATCAGAAGTGATTCGTTGCATACATATAAGCCTCTTATGCGTGCAACAGCATGCTGAGGACAGGCCAAGTATGGCATCTGTGGTTTTAATGCTAGGCAGTGAAACTGCACTACTGCCTCAGCCTAAAGAACCTGGTTTTTTCAAGGACAAAGGTCCAACTGAAGCAGAATCTTCATCAAGCAATCACGTTTCTTGGTCAACAAATGAAATTAGTGTCTCAGTGTTGGAGGCTCGTTAG
- the LOC110612134 gene encoding G-type lectin S-receptor-like serine/threonine-protein kinase At4g27290: MDSLSFMFVVVNSLCFTAQFSSATDTLTSTQSLTDGSTLISKHESFELGFFSPGSSRNRYLGIWHKNIPVRTVVWVANRRAPIFNNSSALLMMDNQGNLVLKNGGSVVWSTNSKREVQTPLLQLLDSGNLVLTDASDGRSGIYLWQSFDYPTDTLLPGMKLGVNLKTGLDRRLTSWKNWDDPSPGDFVSQVLFCKRALYSESIVCRQSELARACLTVLGSSVSCKGYLVVRLTKEELKYFELGFLCRCCRCTGAGNESCETIGSGKSKSAVEDSIIKDSEPVLETNKSESRGIEIANGTEATAVGATDKTIITQLKTNQVFSFNFVHSDDEVYYTYYPKNKSVISRLVMNQTNYRRERYIWDEASQSWSLFMYLPTDYCDSYGLCGAYGNCIITDSPVCQCLKGFNPKSPDQWNSGAWSQGCVRNKSLNCQDGDGFIKYTELKLPDTKYSWVNKSMSLEECRGKCLNNCNCTAYSVFDIRNGGSGCALWFNDLIDIRQIPSGGQDLYIRMSASELDENEIDGSDQSSEEDLDLPLFDLVTISHATNKFSLSNRLGRGGFGPVYKGILADGHEIAVKRLSSNSGQGLKEFKNEVKLIARLQHRNLVKLLGSCIQGNERMLIYEYMPNKSLNFFIFDRTGGKLLDWSNRFNIVCGIARGLLYLHQDSRLRIIHRDLKASNILLDADMNPKISDFGMAKTFREDQTEGNTKRVAGT, translated from the exons ATGGATTCTCTCTCTTTTATGTTTGTAGTTGTTAATTCACTCTGCTTTACCGCTCAATTCTCAAGTGCAACTGATACTCTTACGTCAACCCAATCTCTTACTGATGGCAGCACCTTGATTTCCAAACATGAAAGTTTTGAACTTGGTTTCTTTAGTCCTGGTAGTTCCAGGAATCGTTACTTAGGAATTTGGCACAAAAATATCCCAGTTAGAACCGTTGTTTGGGTTGCAAATCGTCGCGCTCCAATATTCAACAATTCGTCTGCTCTGCTGATGATGGACAACCAAGGAAATCTTGTACTAAAGAATGGGGGAAGCGTTGTTTGGTCAACAAACTCAAAAAGAGAAGTCCAAACTCCACTTTTACAGCTCCTGGATTCTGGGAATCTTGTTTTAACTGATGCAAGTGATGGCCGTTCTGGAATCTACTTATGGCAGAGTTTTGATTATCCAACTGATACGTTGCTACCAGGGATGAAGCTCGGAGTGAACTTGAAGACAGGACTCGATCGGCGTCTGACATCATGGAAAAACTGGGATGATCCATCACCAGGGGactttgt CTCCCAAGTTTTATTTTGCAAAAGAGCATTGTACTCTGAATCCATCGTCTGCCGCCAAAGTGAACTTGCCAGAGCTTGTTTAACTGTTCTTGGCTCGAGTGTATCCTGTAAAGGATATTTAGTTGTAAGATTAACaaaagaagaattaaaatactttgaGTTAGGCTTCCTTTGTCGCTGCTGCCGTTGTACAGGAGCTGGAAATGAGTCTTGTGAAACAATCGGTAGTGGCAAATCTAAATCAGCAGTGGAAGATTCAATCATCAAAG ATTCTGAACCAGTACTCGAAACCAACAAATCAGAATCACGTGGAATAGAAATTGCCAATGGAACCGAAGCAACTGCAGTTGGTGCAACAG ataaaactatAATAACGCAATTAAAGACTAACCAGGTTTTTAGTTTCAACTTTGTTCATAGTGATGACGAGGTTTATTATACATACTACCCCAAGAATAAATCTGTAATTTCAAGGCTTGTAATGAACCAAACCAACTACAGGCGTGAGCGCTACATATGGGACGAAGCATCACAGTCCTGGAGCCTGTTTATGTATCTGCCAACAGATTACTGCGACAGTTATGGCCTTTGTGGTGCTTATGGAAATTGCATCATTACTGACTCGCCAGTTTGCCAGTGTCTGAAAGGATTCAATCCTAAATCGCCTGACCAGTGGAATTCTGGGGCTTGGTCTCAAGGCTGTGTCCGCAATAAGTCGTTAAATTGCCAGGATGGTGATGGATTTATCAAATACACAGAATTAAAATTGCCTGATACTAAATATTCTTGGGTAAATAAGAGTATGAGCCTGGAGGAATGTAGGGGAAAATGTTTAAACAACTGTAACTGCACTGCTTACTCAGTCTTTGATATTAGAAATGGAGGCAGTGGCTGTGCTCTTTGGTTTAACGATTTGATCGACATTAGACAAATTCCCTCTGGTGGACAGGATCTCTATATTCGGATGTCTGCTTCTGAATTAG ATGAAAATGAAATTGATGGAAGCGATCAGAGCTCAGAGGAAGATTTGGACCTCCCATTGTTTGACCTTGTCACAATATCACATGCAACCAACAAATTTTCACTCAGCAATAGGCTAGGACGAGGTGGTTTTGGACCTGTGTACAAG GGAATACTAGCAGATGGACATGAGATTGCTGTTAAGAGGCTATCAAGTAATTCAGGACAAGGATTAAAAGAGTTCAAAAATGAAGTCAAATTAATTGCAAGACTTCAGCACCGAAATCTAGTAAAACTTCTCGGTAGCTGCATCCAAGGAAATGAGAGAATGTTAATTTACGAATACATGCCCAACAAAAGCCTGAACTTCTTCATTTTTG ATCGAACTGGAGGAAAACTATTAGACTGGTCAAATCGTTTCAACATTGTGTGTGGAATAGCAAGAGGACTCCTTTACCTTCATCAAGATTCAAGACTAAGGATCATACATAGAGATCTCAAAGCAAGTAATATATTACTTGATGCTGATATGAACccaaaaatttcagattttggcATGGCTAAAACTTTCAGGGAAGACCAGACTGAAGGAAACACAAAAAGGGTGGCAGGAACATAG